Part of the Allofrancisella guangzhouensis genome is shown below.
TATGGCTATACAAGGTTAAGCAATATCTTTAATTAGTCTAATATACAAGAAAAATAGTTTAATACCAACCTGTAACATCTAAAGTATTAAATTAACATGTGCCATCGTTATCATATTGAGTTAAATTATTGGGCTGAATTACGCCTTCAAGACGATTTTTATATTCTTCACCACCTAACTCTGAGTAGTTTTCCAAGGCATCAAGCATTGCAGAACGCGGTAGAGTATGGTTTTTAACTTGTTGACGAGTAAGTCTGAATTGCTTAAATTTTGTACCAGTATTTAGTCTATAGTAGTACCCTAGAACGCTTTCTGTTGCATTTGGAAAAGTTTCTAAATATACGTCAGCTCCTGAGGCTTTAACACCACAATCTGCTGAAAAACAGTGAAGCCCGAAATAATTACTATACTCTCTAGCAAAACGAGAGGTGCCCCAACCACTTTCGAGCACTGCTTGAGCTATAACAAAGCTGCTAGGTACAATACCGACTTTTAGTTTTAACTGGTTTATCATGTGTTGGGGGTCTGTAGCATTGCGTATTTTATAGTAAGATAGGTATGTATCCAGCCTATCTCGCTGCTTTTTTGTAAGTTTTTGGTTTTTATCGTAAGCTTTTTTGAGTTTCTGTAATTCTTCTTGCTGAGCACAAATTTCTTTATTAGCGTTTTGAATTGCTTTCAAAATATAGTTAATAAAAGCTTGTTTTTTCTCAGCAGTATCATCTATATTAAGAAAATCTGGTTTATCAGATTTTTGGCTAATTTTGGTTGCTAGAGCATAAGTAGCATGTTTAGCTCTTCCATAATCAAATGATAAGAAAGCTGCTAATATGACCAAAATGCAGAAAAGTACAAAATTTCTAAAAGTATGAAATTTATTATTTACCATATTTCTAATAATCCTCTGTTAGACGAGGGTCGTCTGATATAGTCGACCTAAGTTGTAATATAAGATTTAACATATCATATGGCATATCACATGTAAAGTTTAGAGTTTCATGAGTTAAAGGATGGGCAAATGAAAGGCTATAGGCATGTAAGGCTTGTCTAGGAAAAGCAGCGAGGTTTATATTTTTTAGTTTAGAAGATGATTTATTATAAGTTTGATCACCTACTAAAGGATGGTTGACACTTTTCATGTGTACCCTGATTTGATGTGTCCGACCTGTTTCTAGTTTACATTCTACTAGTGTAAATCCATTATATATTTCTAAAGGTGTGTAGTTTGTAATAGCTTGTTTACCATTGTAGTTAATAGTCATTTTGACCCTATTGTTTGGGTCGCGTCCTATTGGCTGATCGATTGTACCTGATTCATGAATTTCGCCTTCTACTACTGCTAGATATTTTCTAGAAACCTTTCTATCTGATAATTGTTGAGTAAGGTTAAGATAAGCTAAATTAGACTTAGCCGCTATCATAAGACCCGTAGTGTCTTTATCAAGTCGATGGACTATGCCTCCACGGGGTAGGGTTTTTTGGATTTCATTAAGGCTTAAAAGAGCATTTGAGATAGTGCCAGTCATATTTCCAGCACCAGGGTGAGTAACCATATTTGCAGGTTTATTTATAACAATAATGCTTTCATCCTCATAAACGATATTTAGTTCAATATTTTCAGCTAACCATTCATTTGTTGGTATGAGTGTGGCTTTTATTTCTATTTCTTCATCTCCAATAACTATGTGTTTAGCTTTGGTAGAGTTATTGTTTAAAGTTATAGAACCATCTTTTATCCATTTTTGTATTTGTGAACGTGAGAAATCTTCAAATAACTCATTGATAGTAACATCCAATCTTTTACCAGCGTGTTGAGGAGTTAGAATAATTTTTTGATGAAATTGGCTGGATAGTGTATTATTTGCCATAGTTTAAATTGCTATACGTAGCGTAAATTTTATAATTTGCTTGTATAGGATTATATAAGAAAAAATAAAGGATAGTTAATCAAATGACTAGATTTTTATACTTAATAGCAACCCTATCTATGGTTTTTGCTTTAGTTGGATGCGGGCCTAAAAAGGATAATGAACTTCCCCAGGTTTATACAGGTTATACAGCGGAATTTATTTATGCAAATGCACATAAACAAATGCAAAATAATGATTATTTTGATGCAATCAGATCTTATAAATCATTAGTTGCACAGTATCCTTTTACTCCTTTGGCTGAGAAGGGTATGGTCGACCTTGTATATGTGTATTATATGGACGATGAATCGACTATGTCATTAGCTTTAGCGCAACAATTTATC
Proteins encoded:
- a CDS encoding glucosaminidase domain-containing protein; this translates as MVNNKFHTFRNFVLFCILVILAAFLSFDYGRAKHATYALATKISQKSDKPDFLNIDDTAEKKQAFINYILKAIQNANKEICAQQEELQKLKKAYDKNQKLTKKQRDRLDTYLSYYKIRNATDPQHMINQLKLKVGIVPSSFVIAQAVLESGWGTSRFAREYSNYFGLHCFSADCGVKASGADVYLETFPNATESVLGYYYRLNTGTKFKQFRLTRQQVKNHTLPRSAMLDALENYSELGGEEYKNRLEGVIQPNNLTQYDNDGTC
- a CDS encoding RluA family pseudouridine synthase — encoded protein: MANNTLSSQFHQKIILTPQHAGKRLDVTINELFEDFSRSQIQKWIKDGSITLNNNSTKAKHIVIGDEEIEIKATLIPTNEWLAENIELNIVYEDESIIVINKPANMVTHPGAGNMTGTISNALLSLNEIQKTLPRGGIVHRLDKDTTGLMIAAKSNLAYLNLTQQLSDRKVSRKYLAVVEGEIHESGTIDQPIGRDPNNRVKMTINYNGKQAITNYTPLEIYNGFTLVECKLETGRTHQIRVHMKSVNHPLVGDQTYNKSSSKLKNINLAAFPRQALHAYSLSFAHPLTHETLNFTCDMPYDMLNLILQLRSTISDDPRLTEDY